DNA from Geobacter sulfurreducens PCA:
TGGAAGAGTGGCATCAGAAAGCACTCCAGGGGATAGAATCTGCTCTCAAGGCTCGTGAAGGTGATCCGTTGGCAGCGGAACTCGATGCAGCCTTCAAGCGCATCGGTGAGATCACCATGGAAAACGAGCTACTGCGGGAGAAAGCGAGGCGTGCCCACCCTTTGGCCCAGAGGAGATCGAAGAAATGAGTGCTACGATCTCCCCTGCCACCGGTAAAGCCTATGGCGTTCAGCGCGTCTGCCTTGCCTGGGGAGTGCCCCGCTCGTCGTTCTATAGCCGTGCAGGCAGAAAAACATTGCCTGCTGTACTGCTCAAGCGTGGTCCAAAAACACCGCTCTCTGACGACGAGGTACTTTCTCTCATCCGGACCGACCTGGAGACATCCCCCTTTGTCGGCGAAGGGCACCGTAAGGTCTGGGGACGACTACGCTTCGTCAAAGGGATAAAAGTCGGCCGCAAACGAGTGTTGCGTCTCATGCGGGAGAACAATCTGCTCTCCCCTCACCGGGTTGTTCAGGGACAGCCCAAGGACCACGCCGGCAAGATCATCACGGCGGCCCCCAACGTCATGTGGGGTACCGATGGCACCAAGATCTTCACCCTGGAAGAAGGGTGGTGCTGGTTGTTTACCGCCGTCGAGCATTGGAATGCCGAGTGCGTCGGTTGGCATGTGACCAAGAATGGCGACCGGTTTGCCGCATTGCAGCCGCTCGCCATGGGAATCAAGGCCCGTTTCGGCTCGGTCGGTGCCGCTGCTGCTCGAGGGTTGGCACTGAGGATGGATCACGGCAGCCAATACCTCTCAGAGCATTTCCAGAATCAGATCAAGTTCTGGGGAATTGCCCCAAGTTTCTCATTTGTTGCCGAACCGCAGACCAACGGGGTGACGGAACGGTTTAATCGGACTATCAAAGAGCAGGTCATCTATGGCCGCCATTACCGCACAATCGAAGAAGTAAGGATGGCAGTAGCTGACTTCATGGATCGTTACAACCGGCTGTGGCTGGTTGAAAAGCTCGGGTTCAGAAGCCCACGACAGGCTTTCGAGGAGTATCAACTCAAGAAGGCTGCGTGACTCTTATCTTGTGTCCAGGGTACCGGGCGCGCTACAGCAGGATGAAAATGCCGAACAGTATACGCCTGAAGCCGCCGGGCTCTATGAAGTAAATCAATGACGCGGTGATTACGCCGCCGATGATGTGTACTTTGACTAAGTCACTAATAAGCTTGGGGATGGAATGGGTTCGCGTCGATGCATACATCCCATATTTTGAAAGCAAGAGGTGCCAGACGGGGATTATAACCAACAAAACCCATAAATAATGATAAAAGTCACCAATATTACCGATTTTGCTCCTGATCTCATAGGCAGCAGCAAAAGCAATATATATCAAAATGATATCTATCAACTTACACAAAATGGTAAATTGCTTAGCTTGTTGTTTGAGCATAATATTAGTGATTAGTTAATAAGTGATTATATCCATAGTCATGCCTTTTATTGATCTGAGCACCTGCTTTTCTCCTATCGATATCCTGACATTTTTGTCAGTATTCTGGTCATTATACAACATTATTATTATTTTGTTGTTGTACCTTACAGCTAATACAGGTATTTCTGAATCAGTTTTAAGCACAACACTTCCTTTCGGAATCGTGTTAAAAACTTTTTGTAACTCGTAAAATATAGGTTTAACCTTCTTACCTTTATCAAACAAAACTACACCTCCGTCACGTCCCCACGCAAAAGAAAAAAATAAACATAGTTCTGCATTACCCTTATTAATTCCCCAAAAAAGGTTACGAATGTTATTTGCAGCATATGTATTACTATACATATTGCTTCCTACAGCATCATAATTTTGTTCGGTAATCCAGACTGGTTTATCATAGAATTTGGCAGTATTGGCGATGGCAGCAAAACCATCAAGTCCTTTATACTCATAAGAATGATATGCAATTGCCTTAAAATAACTCAGAGCTCCTACCTCAGCTAGTCGTTCAATAAATCTACCATTTGGTGTAGCAGTATCTGGTCCAACCATTTCTGTAGATAAGTTTCTAAGCAACAGTTCTGTTTTGATTAGTTTTACAAGGCTTACGTAATTGTCAAAAGTAAACTTAGAGCTTAACTTCGCATCAGGTTCATTCAGTGTTAAATAGCGCACAGATATGCCACGCTTATTTAAATACTCGATATAATCGCATATCTTCTTAGGCAAGTCGTTAATTGTCAAGGTCCTGTCATTTAATCTAAAGTTCAGTATAATATTAATACCTTTACTATTTATGTATGACAAAAATTTATCTTCGATCTCACCTGGAACATCAGGAAAATCGCTGAATATGCGCAAATGGTTAACCGGTAAGCTCGTTAGCAAATACTTCATAAAATCATCATCTACAGGAAAGGGGTAAATGTTGCCCCCCCACCCGATAAGTGTCTGCTGACTGTAGTTTGGATAAATCTTAACCGAAATAACATCATTTGTATTCGCGTTAGACGGATAATAAAAAACATAAAAAACTAGCAACAAAGTGAATACTGTCGCAAGTCGAACATATTTATTTAGTGCTTTCATTATGTTTTCCAATCTCACTTATAACGATCTTGACAAATTTAAAAAATCCCCACAAATAGCGTTTCCAGAGGCGCGAAGGCTCGTGGAAAAGTCGCCAGCACCATTCCATACCTATACGCTGAAACAAAAGAGGTGCTCTCTTTGCATCACCTAAAACGAAATCAAGAGCAGCGCCGACACATAGAATTAACTTAGCACTCAACTCTTGCTGGTGACTCAGAGCCCATAACTCCTGCTTAGGCATCCCCAGACAACAAAATACTATATCTGGTTGCCAACTATTTACAAGTCGTACAGCTTGCTGCCCTTCAGGTCCGTTATACTCGAAATTCATTGATGGGGCATAAATGCGTATATCAGCTCCGGGGTACAATTTCTTCAAAGTCTGGTAAGCAGGCTCAGTTGAATGACCCCCCAAAATAAACACTTTAAGATGGAGATTTGATGATAATTCACATAAAGCCGGGAATATATCAGCACCTGTTACTCGTTCGTGAATACGTGTTGACATGAATCTACTTAACAAAACTACTGGGAAGCCATCTGCGAAGAAATAATTAGCTGACTTGTATACCTCGTACAATTGAGGGTCATCATATATTCTGACTATATGATCAACATTTGGAGTAACTACTACTTTGGGGGTATAAGTGATTTGCTTAAGATCATTTACAAGACATTCTATTGCTCTGTCGAATGAGCCATTATAAAAAGGCAAACCGAACAAGTTACTTACTGTCGCATCTTCACATTTCATGGCGTGAATTAACCAAAACCTCATCGTAAAAATGTAAATACTGCTTTCCCATAGCAGCTAAAGTATACTTTTCAAGAAACAACTGATACCCCGATAATGCTATTTTACATGCAATCTCTTTATTATTATATACCCAAGTAATTTTATTGTACATGTCACTAATGTTATCTGCTTGAAATAGTAATCCATGTATACCATCAACAAATAGTTCTTTCATGCCTTCAACGTCAGAAGCTACAACAATCTTTTTATGAGAAAAAGCTTCAATTGGCTTTAATCCAGCCACTCTATTAGTTATAACTAGATCCCGTCTGGGCAACACAATAACATCGATATTATTATAATAACTGTCCACTGAATCTGGATTAACCCTCCCATGAAATGTTATAATATCATCGAGTCGCATCTTTCGTGTTAAATCCATTAAATACTGCTCAGATGGGCCTCCACCAACAATATCTATATGGAGCTTAATATCAGTTTGCCTCAAGAGCTGCGCTACTTTGATCAAATTCTCTAGACCTTCGTAATCATATAATGATCCAATATAGCCAAGATTGAATACTGAATCATTCATTCGCCCTGTTGAAGATGTTGTGGGCTCTTTCACGCAATTATATATCAAAGCTGATCGGTTCACGGGTATTCTTTTACAGTAGTGCTCTTGCAATCCTTTTGAAAGAAAAACCGTTCCAGAGGAAAGCTTAATTGTTAACCGTTCCATATATTTAACAATTGATCGTTGCAAATATACGAAACTACCTCCCTTTAAATCTTCCTCCCACGTTGAGCGGACCTCATAGACACATGGTATTCCCATGAATCGGGCAACAAACCAGGCACTTAAACCAATAAAAAATGTCGCGTGAGCATGAATTATGTCTGGCTTTTCAATACAACATATCTTCCAGACCTGACGAACAAAAGAAAATATGTGAGTAAACTTATGTAATCGTCCCCAAAATCCAATAGCATTTGAAAATCCGATGTGCTTAAACCCAATTGACGTCCGATAGTACTTAATTCCTCTTCTACATTCTATAGCACACGCAGAATTGGCCATTTGAAACGGACTGCTAATAACAAAAGTGTCCACGCCCAGTAAATGTTGAGCTTCTAATAATTGTTCAAGCCGTGTAACAGCCCCACACTGGGTAGGCCATGTTTGATATGCTACATGACAAATCTTCACTTAATATCCTTTAGATGTTTAATATTTTTTGATAACTGTTTTGATAGGGTTAACAAAAAAATTATTAAAAGAGGGTTTGTTAAATAGCTTGGCTTAGGAATACCTCTGTGGATATAGTGAATAATATATATTATTATTAAATAATACAGACAGCTATAGCCAGGTACAGCATACTTCAAAGATATTTTATAAAAATAGCTCAAGATAATACCAATCAACATCGCAATGAAGAATGTATTTATAGTGCCGAACTCATAAATTAGTGCACCTAATGCCCCAGGAGTCAATCCAACACCGCTATACTCACCAAAGATACTAGCGATCATTATTCCGCCTGAATCTCTACTCCCTGGAAACATTGTCATAAAATCTGATAAAAATAACGAACCGTGTATTTCTCTGACATTTTGCTGATATCTTTCAATAAGAAACTGTGATATCGCAATACTCTCTCGTAATGCAAAATGTAATAAGGCTCCAAACACACCTAACTGTTCCGCATCAAATTTTTGGACTACTAGCTCGGCCAATATTAGCTCATCACTATGTAACCTACGATAATATGCTAACCCAGTAATTAGTCCTAAAACCAATACACTATACATAGCTAATGTAGTGAATAATTTTTTTTGCCTATACCTAAGGCTTAGCAGACATAAGCACAATATTGCAATAATTGGCCATCCTCTATACCCTGGCAAAGAAATAAAGAATAACAAACCTGCTATTATTAATGCACGTTTTATCTTAGAAAACTCCTTCAGATAGATATTATTAATTACCAAAACAAATAAGACAAATATAGTTTCTGATAAAAAATAGGCCTTGCCACGAACTTTAGTAAATAAATTTGGGTCAAATAGAGGAAAGCCAGGTGAAAGTCCAATCCACAACAAACCGACAAAGGCTGGTAGTCCAGCTAAAATCAAAAGTAAATTTGGTACTTTTAAATGTATGGGTGCATGTTCGTTAGGTTTAATATCATAAATTAGAACACCGATTATCATCGAACATAAAAACATATATTCAAGTAAACATGTGTGCTCTGATATCTCTCCTCTATAGGTTGAAATATTCAATGAGCCGAAAATAAAGTAAAAACCCACTAGACCAGATATTACATAGACTGGATGAGTAATACTCTCTTTATCGAATACCAACCCATAAACTACTATAAATCCTGCAAGAACGCTCAAAGCGAGAAGAGAACTAGCAATACACAAGAAACTTGTCGCAATAATTGCCGTAAATGTTATGACGATTCGCTGAAATCTATCGCGTTGCATTATTATAACTGTATATAGTGACAATCATGTTTACAGTTCCTTGACAACTCTTGCCGGACTGCCGAGAGCCAAACACTTAGGAGGAACATCTCGTGTTACGATACTACCAGCACCAACAACACATCCCTTACCCAATTTAATTCCAGGTAACAGAATACACCCAGACGCAATCCATACGTTATCTTCAATGACAACAGGGGCTTTTTGATACCCACAGAGCCTTGTTAACTCCTCACCCGTAAAATTATGATTTTGAGAATATATAATCACGTTAGGGCCTATCAATACATCACTTCCAATAAATACACCACCTTCTGCGTTAATAAAAGAACCTCTATTTATCGAGACGTTATTACCTATTACCAAGTTGGACGGTTTGTCGATTTGAACACCATCCCAAATGGTGACATTATTGCCGCATCGGTACGGATAAAGAATATTTCTAATCCAACAGCCTGTGCGACCAGGAATGTATTTTACAACAAACTGGATCCACATCAATATTTCGTGCCTAATCGCTCTCGCGATATTCATATATAAATCCTCGTATTTGATAATAATATGTTATAGTTCTGATAGTCCAAAATACTGCAAATATAAATGCAATCATAATAATTGATTTTAAGTATGCTATAACTATCAACGTACCAACTAATACAGATACTCCTGACACAATGTTACTTGTTAAAACGGCATGACTAGTACCGATAGCACCCATGACTGATGATAGTACTGAATATATTAGGCGTATAACAGAAGTAATACTCATAATAATAATTAGCGGTGCATCATAAACAGTAACCGACAAATTGTGATATTTTAATTGTACCACAGTAACCATAACTGTTATTAGCAGCAACAATGCGATTCCCAACTTAATTGCATGAATGATCTTTGTTCTTACAATATCCATAGAAATATGGGTCTTAAAGTAGATCATTTCTTTAAATCCAACGTACGTACTAATTAATACAAATGGATAACTAAAAAAGTTCTGCAAATAAAAGTAATCGCCAACCTCTATCAGTCCGACCTTATTATTGATTATGAGTCTATCAAAATAATTCAAATAAGTAATGATTGCTATTGACAATATAAATCCAACCAATAATTTTGAGTTATTATTTGTATCATCGCACCCTCTAATCTTTGATCTACAACAGGTAACTAACGCGATGAGCCCGCAAAATATCATACTGATAGTTATTGCAAACGTAACTTCAAGATAAGTTAGCTTGCCAGAAGTGACAACTGCATTAATTACATAAAACAATAAGAAAAACTTCCATGCGTGACTACATACTTGTGAAAGAACAAATTGTGACTTGAGTCGATTCACAGTAGACACTAAATAAATAAAATTACTGAGCAAGAATATTACAAACAATTGTATAAACGAATCTGTCGCTATATAGGTTAAATACGCAATACAAGCTGCAAACAAGGCGGTAATTAATCCAGATATTAAGATGTAATATATTAATTTGCGATTGATATAGACAATCTGATCCACAACATTTGACAATCTAACAACTATTTGGTCGAAGCCTAAAAAACCAAAAGAAATCAGCGCTGACAAATACGTCATCAGTACAGTATATTTGCCGTAATCAGCTGGTCCCATTACGTGCTTAAGTACAAAATTTATGACAAATATCGAAATAGCTCCAATAGCCATTACACCAAATGATGCGTGACTTCTTATTTTATGTTTAGTTGCCTCGAGATTAATCACAATCCACCTTTGGTTTCAGCCTAACTCCAAATACCTCGTGTATCAATAATAATTTTTTCTTTTAGGGTATCTGGTCTTATGTTTTTGAATTCTTGATGATCAACAAGAACAACTAATATATCTGCAGATACTACAACTTCATTTAATTCGACAATAGGAAATTCCAACTCCATATTTGTGCAATGAGGATCGCACACAAGTATATGCCCTACATCAGAAGCCATAAGGTCACGAACTATCTCTAAGGCTGGCGACTCTCTTAGGTCATCAATATTTGCTTTGAAAGTTATGCCTAAACAACCAATTACTGGGTGCTTAAATCTGGTAGCCTTTGTTTTGATCTTTTCAACAACCCAATACGGCTTATCATCGTTGACCTCTCTCGCCATTCGGATGAGACGTGCTTTATCGGGGGTTTTGCTTACTATGAACCACGGGTCGACAGCAATACAATGACCACCTACACCAGGACCAGGCTGAAGTATATCGACCCGTGGATGTCGATTCGCTAGCCTGATTAGCTCCCAAACATTAATACCAAGCTGATCGCAAATAAGTGATAATTCATTCGCAAATGCAATATTCACATCTCGATAGCTATTTTCTGTTAATTTGCACATTTCAGCAGTTCGTGCGTCAGACACAATGCATTCACCATTGACAACGGCTTTATACAATTTAACTGCTTCAGCTGAACATTTCTGAGTTATTCCACCAATTACTCGATCATTTTGGACTAATTCACGCAATATTTGTCCAGGTAACACCCGCTCCGGGCAATGCGCTAACCTAATATCTGATGATTCACCAACTTGATGCGGAAAGGTCAGGTCTTGTCTTGCTGCGGCTAGCCATTCTGCCACTTGTTCTGTAGTTCCGACTGGTGAGGTTGATTCCAAAATTACCAAATCCCCCTTCTTCAGTACATCAGCAATCATTCTAGTAGCAGTCTCCACATAGCTTAAGTCGGGCTTCTTTCCATCCCTGAAAGGCGTTGGCACAGCAATTATGAACGCATCGGACGCCTCAGGAGAAGTAGTTGCTCGAAGATAACCGCCAACTACAGCTGCATTTACGAGCATATCAAGATCTGGTTCGACTATGTGTATCTCGCCGCGGTTTATTGTATCTACAACTTCCATATTTATATCAACGCCAACTACTCTTATTTTTCTTGAAGCGAATAGCGCCGCAGTTGGAAGTCCAATATATCCTAAACCTATTACAGATACTTTCTTACTTTCCATTATGACTCCTTAAGTGGCTACATTTATATTCTTTTAACTACTCTTGACTTTATCCTGTTCCATACAACAAGCTCGTTACTTGGTAGTTTCGATAGCATATGCATAATTATTACTGATAGGATACCAAAGCCAAATGTTATAACTGTGGACATAGCAACTATCATACTACGTTTTGGCTTAGATTTTTTGTCAGGAACCCGTGCAGTTTGGATTATTTGTACATAATATGAATCCTTAAGTTCGCCGAGTTTTGCTGACTCAAATTGTTTTGTAAGTAAATCTACAATCGCTTCTTGGACTTTAAATTCTCGCATAAGGCGAAAATACTGTTGTCCTAACTCAGGAATCAACCCCATATTCGGGATAGCACCTCCGGCTTCACGACTTTCAATTCGAGATATTTGATTCCTCAGTCCATTAATGGTTGATTTAACGTTTTTTACCTCTAGACTATCTTCAGTAAATTGTTTTCTAAGATTTGATAATTGAATTTCTTGGGCGATCAACTGAGCATTCAGTTGAGCAATATTAGAAATTGCTGCTTGTGCCTGATCAGCTACTGACACGACTTTATATTTTGTCTGAAATTGCTTTAGATTGTCTTCCGATCGAGCTAAATCAACTTTTGCCTTAGCAAGTCTCTCTTCGTAAAATACTCTATTTTGCGCTGACTCCTTCGAATTTAGTTGAACTAAAAGATTACTCAGTTCATTTACATAAGCATTAGCAATATTGGCAGCTCGCTGCGGATCTTCGTCCTCAACAGATATTGTAATTATACCATCCTTCTTACCAGCAAGAATATCAATATTATTATCAAGTACTTTGTATGCATCAATGCGGTATTTCTCGTTGTATACCTTCATTAAATTGAATTTATCAATAATCTTATCACTTATAGCCTCACTTGTCATAATACTAACGTACATATCTGCAGGATTCGCTTTACCCAGCAGATCTGTCGCCAATGGTCCTACACCACCAAAAGAACCTGCTTGCCCTAACATAAGACCTAGCAATCCAGAATCTTGCTGTGGCGGAAGAATGCGCGTTGTTGCTTTGTAGACATTTGGCAAACTAATACTAATAACCAATGACAAAACAAATGCCAAAACGGTCAATATTGTTATCAGCTTCCAGCCACATAAAACAACCTCTAGGTATTCTAGAATGCAAATTCTCTCAGCTTCAAAATTGTTGCTGCTATCGTTAGCGTTACAACATTCATTTTGTAGATTAGCCATAGTATCCTCGCAATTTTGACCAACTCTATTAGATCACTACAACATTGGCCCAAAAGGAATCACAACCAAAAGCCAGCATCATCTTTTACATCCATGCTCACTAGTGTCCCAACGTTGGTCGCCGGCATCGGCGTAACTCCTTGTGCTGGTTGAAATAAAACGAGCTTATGGCATTTAACCGACTTGAAATTTTCCCAGAAACCCCCGGCACTCTCGTGCAGCAAAGTACGGGAGGTGTTGCCATGTATCCCGGGAAGCTCGTTTTCTCTCAGATAATGGAGCATCTTCCGCTCCATGTCTTCCATCAATGCGTCGAGCGATACCGCGGCAACTTCAAGGTCAAGGACTTCACTTGTCTCGACCACTACCTCTGCATGGCGTTTGCTCAACTCACCTACCGGGAAAGCCTGCGGGATATCGAAGCCTGTCTGCGAGCGCAGAAGAGCAAGCTTTACCACATGGGAATCCGCAGCTCCATTTCCCGCAACGCCATCGCCAATGCCAACAAGATCAGGGATTGGCGGATTTACGCCGACTTCGCATACTCTCTGATCCAGACAGCCCGAAAGCTTTATGCCGGCGACAGCCTCGCTCTCGATCTCGACAACACCGTCTACGCTTTGGATGCCACAACGATCAATCTGTGTCTTTCAATGTTTCCCTGGGCAGAGTTCAGAACGACAAAGGCTGCGGTGAAACTGCATACCCTGCTCGATCTGCGTGGCAACATCCCGAGCTTCATCTACATTTCCGATGGCAGGCTCCACGAGGTCAACACCCTCGACCTCGTCCCGCTGGAGCCAGGGGCATTTTACGTCA
Protein-coding regions in this window:
- a CDS encoding IS3 family transposase ISGsu7, translated to MEKDVSVSGAAEGERSSTGAAPEVKRWSANRKKEVVLRLMRGEPIDALSRELGIEIYRLEEWHQKALQGIESALKAREGDPLAAELDAAFKRIGEITMENELLREKARRAHPLAQRRSKK
- a CDS encoding IS3 family transposase; this encodes MSATISPATGKAYGVQRVCLAWGVPRSSFYSRAGRKTLPAVLLKRGPKTPLSDDEVLSLIRTDLETSPFVGEGHRKVWGRLRFVKGIKVGRKRVLRLMRENNLLSPHRVVQGQPKDHAGKIITAAPNVMWGTDGTKIFTLEEGWCWLFTAVEHWNAECVGWHVTKNGDRFAALQPLAMGIKARFGSVGAAAARGLALRMDHGSQYLSEHFQNQIKFWGIAPSFSFVAEPQTNGVTERFNRTIKEQVIYGRHYRTIEEVRMAVADFMDRYNRLWLVEKLGFRSPRQAFEEYQLKKAA
- a CDS encoding glycosyl hydrolase, with translation MKALNKYVRLATVFTLLLVFYVFYYPSNANTNDVISVKIYPNYSQQTLIGWGGNIYPFPVDDDFMKYLLTSLPVNHLRIFSDFPDVPGEIEDKFLSYINSKGINIILNFRLNDRTLTINDLPKKICDYIEYLNKRGISVRYLTLNEPDAKLSSKFTFDNYVSLVKLIKTELLLRNLSTEMVGPDTATPNGRFIERLAEVGALSYFKAIAYHSYEYKGLDGFAAIANTAKFYDKPVWITEQNYDAVGSNMYSNTYAANNIRNLFWGINKGNAELCLFFSFAWGRDGGVVLFDKGKKVKPIFYELQKVFNTIPKGSVVLKTDSEIPVLAVRYNNKIIIMLYNDQNTDKNVRISIGEKQVLRSIKGMTMDIITY
- a CDS encoding WecB/TagA/CpsF family glycosyltransferase; the encoded protein is MKCEDATVSNLFGLPFYNGSFDRAIECLVNDLKQITYTPKVVVTPNVDHIVRIYDDPQLYEVYKSANYFFADGFPVVLLSRFMSTRIHERVTGADIFPALCELSSNLHLKVFILGGHSTEPAYQTLKKLYPGADIRIYAPSMNFEYNGPEGQQAVRLVNSWQPDIVFCCLGMPKQELWALSHQQELSAKLILCVGAALDFVLGDAKRAPLLFQRIGMEWCWRLFHEPSRLWKRYLWGFFKFVKIVISEIGKHNESTK
- a CDS encoding glycosyltransferase family 4 protein; this translates as MKICHVAYQTWPTQCGAVTRLEQLLEAQHLLGVDTFVISSPFQMANSACAIECRRGIKYYRTSIGFKHIGFSNAIGFWGRLHKFTHIFSFVRQVWKICCIEKPDIIHAHATFFIGLSAWFVARFMGIPCVYEVRSTWEEDLKGGSFVYLQRSIVKYMERLTIKLSSGTVFLSKGLQEHYCKRIPVNRSALIYNCVKEPTTSSTGRMNDSVFNLGYIGSLYDYEGLENLIKVAQLLRQTDIKLHIDIVGGGPSEQYLMDLTRKMRLDDIITFHGRVNPDSVDSYYNNIDVIVLPRRDLVITNRVAGLKPIEAFSHKKIVVASDVEGMKELFVDGIHGLLFQADNISDMYNKITWVYNNKEIACKIALSGYQLFLEKYTLAAMGKQYLHFYDEVLVNSRHEM
- a CDS encoding acyltransferase: MNIARAIRHEILMWIQFVVKYIPGRTGCWIRNILYPYRCGNNVTIWDGVQIDKPSNLVIGNNVSINRGSFINAEGGVFIGSDVLIGPNVIIYSQNHNFTGEELTRLCGYQKAPVVIEDNVWIASGCILLPGIKLGKGCVVGAGSIVTRDVPPKCLALGSPARVVKEL
- the wecC gene encoding UDP-N-acetyl-D-mannosamine dehydrogenase — translated: MESKKVSVIGLGYIGLPTAALFASRKIRVVGVDINMEVVDTINRGEIHIVEPDLDMLVNAAVVGGYLRATTSPEASDAFIIAVPTPFRDGKKPDLSYVETATRMIADVLKKGDLVILESTSPVGTTEQVAEWLAAARQDLTFPHQVGESSDIRLAHCPERVLPGQILRELVQNDRVIGGITQKCSAEAVKLYKAVVNGECIVSDARTAEMCKLTENSYRDVNIAFANELSLICDQLGINVWELIRLANRHPRVDILQPGPGVGGHCIAVDPWFIVSKTPDKARLIRMAREVNDDKPYWVVEKIKTKATRFKHPVIGCLGITFKANIDDLRESPALEIVRDLMASDVGHILVCDPHCTNMELEFPIVELNEVVVSADILVVLVDHQEFKNIRPDTLKEKIIIDTRGIWS
- a CDS encoding GumC family protein, which translates into the protein MANLQNECCNANDSSNNFEAERICILEYLEVVLCGWKLITILTVLAFVLSLVISISLPNVYKATTRILPPQQDSGLLGLMLGQAGSFGGVGPLATDLLGKANPADMYVSIMTSEAISDKIIDKFNLMKVYNEKYRIDAYKVLDNNIDILAGKKDGIITISVEDEDPQRAANIANAYVNELSNLLVQLNSKESAQNRVFYEERLAKAKVDLARSEDNLKQFQTKYKVVSVADQAQAAISNIAQLNAQLIAQEIQLSNLRKQFTEDSLEVKNVKSTINGLRNQISRIESREAGGAIPNMGLIPELGQQYFRLMREFKVQEAIVDLLTKQFESAKLGELKDSYYVQIIQTARVPDKKSKPKRSMIVAMSTVITFGFGILSVIIMHMLSKLPSNELVVWNRIKSRVVKRI